One Nostoc sp. UHCC 0302 DNA window includes the following coding sequences:
- a CDS encoding uroporphyrinogen-III synthase has protein sequence MTNDELQISNKLPLSYTTVLVTRAAEQSNKFVSLLEQFGATALSMSCLCICPPSSYFQLDKAIFNLHQFDWLIFTSTNGVDYFLERLTTLGFNISKLANIQIAVVGEKTAQHLTKYGLKADFLPPEFVSDSLIESFPNRENLKGTKILYPQLEAGGRENLVEGLTKEGAEIEAVPAYQSNCMTEIQPIIITAFLENQIDVVTFASPKTVGCFYQLIKSISSKSLLNNICIASIGPITSIACRNIIGRVDVEANPYTLDGLINAIANWKKSPNDQPKSSV, from the coding sequence ATGACGAATGACGAATTACAAATTAGTAATAAGCTTCCTTTAAGCTACACAACAGTACTGGTAACTCGTGCAGCCGAACAATCCAACAAGTTTGTCTCCTTACTTGAACAATTTGGTGCAACTGCACTCTCAATGTCTTGTCTGTGTATTTGTCCCCCTTCCAGTTACTTTCAACTTGATAAAGCTATTTTTAATCTCCACCAATTTGATTGGTTGATTTTTACCTCAACCAATGGTGTAGATTACTTTCTAGAGCGATTAACCACTCTTGGATTTAACATAAGTAAACTCGCCAATATTCAAATTGCTGTAGTTGGTGAAAAAACGGCTCAACATCTTACTAAATATGGTTTAAAAGCTGATTTCTTACCACCTGAGTTCGTTTCAGATTCTCTAATTGAATCTTTCCCGAATCGGGAAAACCTTAAAGGAACTAAAATCCTTTATCCTCAATTGGAAGCTGGCGGACGAGAAAATCTCGTGGAGGGACTTACGAAAGAAGGTGCAGAGATAGAAGCAGTGCCAGCTTACCAATCAAATTGTATGACTGAAATACAACCTATAATTATAACTGCCTTTCTTGAAAATCAAATTGATGTTGTAACGTTTGCCAGCCCTAAAACTGTAGGATGTTTCTACCAGCTAATCAAATCTATTAGTTCCAAATCCCTTTTAAATAATATCTGTATCGCTTCTATTGGGCCAATCACCTCAATCGCTTGCCGAAATATTATCGGTAGAGTCGATGTTGAGGCAAATCCTTATACTCTTGATGGTTTAATTAATGCGATCGCTAATTGGAAGAAATCCCCTAATGATCAACCAAAATCTTCAGTTTAA
- a CDS encoding FAD/NAD(P)-binding protein has translation MNNSILNLTFYPVTIAIIGGGFSGSLVAANLLRNATMPLSIKLIERSPQVGRGVAYGTQVDGHLLNVPAGKMSAFPDEPNHFLTWLHRNGYLEVTAASFVPRRIYGDYVQATLKEAEVNASPDVQLERIRDEAIAIETTNNITKVHLSSGERLFVQKAVLALGNSPATLPEPLAVLESHHIKDAWSPDAIANLNSEDAVLLVGTGLTMVDVVVALHQQGFQGQIHAVSRHGLMPLRHQSTTPYPAFIDVETAPKTARGLLHLVRQELRLVEDWRAVIDAIRPVTQALWQALPIKEQKRFLRHVKAYWEVHRHRIAQDIAQILDEAMESGQMMNYAGRIHSCREFDNGVDVTIRERGTQADIVLQVKRIVNCTGANCNYRRLQHPLIASLQEQRLIRSNLLGMGIDTAPSGALIDADGNTSEMLYTLGTPRKGNLWETTAVPEIRVQAADLAQELLKSINVKPYATAIALPQPTMLFRQLFDKESSTYTYLIGDRSTKSAILVDPVLEQVERDLQILRELGLTLRYCLETHIHADHITGTDRLREATGCLGIVPKNAEATRADRYIGDGNTLQLGSVQIQAIATPGHTNSHMAYLVNGTNLLTGDALFIRGCGRTDFQNGDAGLLYDVVTQKLFTLPDETLVYPGHDYNGQTVSTIGEEKRWNPRFAGRSRSQFVELMQNLNLPLPKKMLEAVPANQLCGKVLVALDYQI, from the coding sequence ATGAACAACAGCATTCTCAACCTCACCTTTTATCCTGTGACGATCGCAATCATTGGTGGTGGTTTTAGTGGTTCTCTCGTTGCAGCAAATCTTTTGCGGAATGCAACTATGCCACTATCCATTAAGTTGATTGAACGTAGTCCACAAGTAGGTAGAGGAGTCGCTTACGGCACGCAAGTGGACGGTCACTTATTGAACGTTCCCGCAGGTAAGATGAGTGCTTTTCCAGATGAACCGAATCACTTCCTTACTTGGTTGCATCGGAATGGATACCTAGAGGTTACAGCAGCTAGCTTTGTTCCGCGTCGGATTTATGGAGATTATGTACAAGCGACATTGAAGGAAGCAGAGGTAAATGCGTCGCCTGATGTGCAGTTGGAACGAATTAGGGATGAAGCGATCGCTATCGAAACCACAAACAACATCACAAAGGTGCATCTGAGTAGCGGTGAACGTTTGTTTGTGCAAAAGGCTGTGCTAGCATTAGGCAATTCTCCAGCCACTCTGCCGGAACCGCTTGCTGTTCTGGAGTCTCACCATATCAAAGATGCTTGGTCACCTGATGCGATCGCTAATCTAAATTCAGAGGATGCTGTTCTATTGGTGGGAACTGGATTGACAATGGTGGATGTGGTTGTAGCATTGCATCAACAAGGTTTTCAAGGACAGATTCATGCTGTTTCGCGTCATGGATTGATGCCGTTGCGTCATCAGTCAACGACTCCTTATCCAGCATTTATTGACGTAGAGACTGCGCCAAAAACTGCACGAGGATTACTACATTTGGTTCGTCAAGAACTGCGTTTAGTAGAGGACTGGCGGGCAGTGATTGATGCAATTCGCCCAGTTACTCAAGCACTCTGGCAAGCATTGCCAATTAAAGAACAGAAGCGATTTCTGCGTCATGTTAAAGCTTATTGGGAAGTTCACCGTCATCGGATTGCCCAAGACATTGCACAGATACTAGATGAGGCAATGGAATCTGGTCAAATGATGAATTATGCAGGTAGGATTCATAGCTGTCGGGAGTTTGACAATGGTGTGGATGTGACGATTCGCGAACGGGGAACACAAGCTGATATCGTTTTGCAAGTTAAGCGAATTGTGAATTGCACTGGCGCAAATTGTAACTACCGCAGATTACAGCACCCTTTAATTGCCAGTCTGCAAGAACAACGGCTGATCCGTTCCAATCTGCTAGGAATGGGGATTGATACTGCCCCAAGTGGTGCGTTAATCGATGCGGATGGAAATACATCTGAAATGCTGTATACCTTGGGGACACCGCGCAAAGGCAATCTTTGGGAGACTACTGCTGTTCCTGAAATTCGGGTTCAAGCGGCAGATTTGGCACAGGAATTACTGAAATCTATCAATGTTAAACCCTATGCTACTGCTATCGCATTGCCGCAACCGACTATGTTATTCCGTCAACTGTTTGATAAAGAATCGAGTACTTATACTTATCTGATTGGCGATCGCTCCACCAAATCAGCTATCCTAGTTGATCCTGTATTAGAGCAAGTTGAACGCGACCTGCAAATATTACGAGAATTAGGGCTAACTCTGCGTTACTGTCTAGAAACACACATTCATGCTGACCATATCACTGGCACAGACAGGCTTAGAGAAGCAACAGGTTGTCTAGGGATTGTACCCAAGAATGCTGAAGCTACCCGTGCAGACCGCTACATTGGTGATGGCAACACCTTACAACTAGGGAGTGTACAGATTCAAGCGATCGCTACTCCTGGTCATACTAACAGCCATATGGCTTACTTGGTCAATGGTACTAACCTGTTAACCGGAGATGCTTTGTTTATTCGAGGCTGTGGTCGTACCGACTTCCAAAACGGTGATGCTGGTTTACTATATGATGTTGTCACTCAAAAACTATTCACCTTACCAGATGAGACATTAGTATATCCAGGTCACGACTACAACGGACAAACAGTATCTACCATCGGGGAAGAAAAACGTTGGAATCCCCGATTTGCTGGACGCAGCCGCAGCCAGTTTGTTGAACTAATGCAGAACCTCAACTTACCTCTGCCTAAAAAGATGCTGGAAGCCGTACCTGCAAATCAACTCTGCGGTAAAGTTTTAGTTGCATTAGACTATCAAATTTGA
- a CDS encoding fasciclin domain-containing protein, whose amino-acid sequence MKANYSKLFTTLAGIAGLMGVSLLITLPSIAKEVLNPNPSIFSEAPYNRGQGVQANAQYTPAETASEIEKDNAKPNKKVVQRGGSGVLNPRPSIFDEPRYRRRPSTTPTETTPLPNTTPGATPSTPPTTEPPTSPSGTTNTQGKNLAALVESNSSFKTLTKALKAAGLTQTLQGKDNFTIFAPTDAAFAKLPPDALRDLLKPENKEVLLKILTYHVVPGKILSTDLKSGEVKSVEGGTINVKVDPATGVTVNDAKVIQADITGSNGVIHGIDQVILPPDL is encoded by the coding sequence ATGAAGGCTAATTACAGCAAGTTGTTTACCACATTGGCAGGTATAGCGGGATTAATGGGTGTCAGTCTCCTCATTACTTTACCATCTATTGCAAAAGAGGTATTAAATCCTAACCCCAGTATTTTCAGTGAAGCTCCTTATAATCGGGGTCAAGGTGTTCAGGCAAACGCTCAATACACACCTGCTGAAACTGCTTCAGAAATAGAAAAGGATAACGCCAAACCCAATAAAAAAGTAGTACAGCGCGGGGGTTCTGGGGTGCTAAATCCTCGACCAAGTATTTTTGATGAGCCTAGATATAGACGTCGCCCAAGTACTACACCTACTGAAACTACACCCCTTCCCAACACGACCCCTGGAGCTACACCCAGCACACCACCAACCACTGAGCCACCCACCTCACCTTCAGGAACAACCAATACTCAAGGCAAGAACTTAGCAGCGCTGGTTGAATCAAATAGCTCTTTTAAAACTTTGACAAAGGCTTTGAAAGCAGCTGGATTGACACAAACTTTGCAAGGAAAGGATAATTTTACTATTTTTGCACCTACTGACGCAGCCTTTGCTAAACTGCCACCAGATGCTTTGCGAGATTTGTTAAAGCCAGAGAACAAAGAAGTATTGCTCAAAATCTTAACTTACCATGTAGTCCCTGGTAAGATATTATCCACAGATTTGAAATCTGGCGAAGTCAAAAGCGTTGAAGGCGGTACGATTAATGTCAAAGTTGATCCTGCTACTGGTGTGACTGTCAATGATGCTAAGGTGATTCAGGCAGATATCACAGGCAGTAACGGAGTAATACATGGAATTGATCAGGTGATTTTGCCGCCTGACTTGTAG